One part of the Solanum dulcamara chromosome 8, daSolDulc1.2, whole genome shotgun sequence genome encodes these proteins:
- the LOC129900241 gene encoding FCS-Like Zinc finger 2-like, with protein sequence MGFTKLKEELHEVKSKQRDFISSLSHQKHLKDFNNILKFIKIKSIIFLMNHLSEQYSCSNALQYSNCFLKSCFFCHKPLSLHKEVYMYRGELGFCTVDCRNRQIYLDELKKIETFTKKMLISLIRQRRPAGRCTQSTVPPEDYQQNEVTFTLS encoded by the exons ATGGGCTTTACAAAATTGAAAGAAGAGCTTCATGAAGTTAAAAGCAAGCAAAGAGATTTCATTTCATCACTTTCTCATCAGAAGCATTTAAAAGATTTCAATAATattctaaaatttataaaaattaaatccaTAATCTTCCTTATGAATCATCTTTCAGAACAATATTCTTGCAGTAATGCTCTTCAGTACTCTAATTGCTTTCTCAAATCTTGTTTCTTCTGCCATAAGCCTCTTAGCCTTCACAAGGAAGTTTACATGTACAG GGGTGAGCTAGGGTTCTGCACTGTGGATTGCCGGAATAGGCAGATATACCTTGatgaattgaaaaaaattgagaCTTTTACTAAAAAAATGTTGATATCTTTAATCCGACAACGTCGACCGGCTGGCCGGTGTACTCAAAGTACAGTTCCGCCGGAGGATTACCAGCAGAATGAAGTTACATTCACCTTATCATAG
- the LOC129900903 gene encoding alanine aminotransferase 2-like → MRRFLSHKARNLITTTRTSIISSSSSSSPSPISPSLSLNSPLTHLLRFFSMASDYSSTPITIDNINPKVLKCEYAVRGEIVTIAQTLQQDLKDNPGSHPFDEILYCNIGNPQSLAQQPITFFREVLALCDHPSILDKSETQGLFSADAIERAFQILDQIPGRATGAYSHSQGIKGLRDTIASGIEARDGFPADPNDLFLTDGASPAVHMMMQLLIRSENDGILCPIPQYPLYSASIALHGGTLVPYYLDEQTGWGLEISELEHQLKTAKSKGIDVRALVVINPGNPTGQVLGEANQRDIVEFCKKEGLVLLADEVYQENVYVPDKKFHSFKKISRSMGYGETDISLVSFQSVSKGFYGECGKRGGYMEITGFSPEVREQIYKLASVNLCSNISGQILASLIMSPPKVGDESYESFSAEKEAILSSLARRAKTLEDALNSLEGVTCNRAEGAMYLFPCINLPDKAIKAAEEAKTAPDAFYAKHLLNATGIVVVPGSGFRQVPGTWHFRCTILPQEEKIPAIVSRLTEFHKKFMDEFCG, encoded by the exons ATGCGGAGATTTCTATCACACAAAGCCAGAAATCTCATCACCACAACCAGAACTAGTAttatatcttcttcttcttcttcttctccctctcCAATTTCCCCATCGCTTTCTCTTAATTCTCCATTAACGCATCTTCTTCGTTTCTTTTCCATGGCTTCCGATTATTCATCCACTCCCATCACTATTGATAACATTAATCCCAAG GTTTTGAAATGTGAGTATGCTGTTCGTGGAGAGATTGTTACAATTGCTCAG ACATTGCAGCAAGACCTCAAGGATAATCCAGGTTCTCATCCCTTTGATGAG ATCTTATATTGCAATATTGGAAATCCTCAATCACTGGCTCAGCAGCCAATCACTTTCTTTAGAGAG GTCCTTGCATTATGTGACCATCCATCCATTTTGGACAAAAGCGAAACACAAGGTCTGTTCAG tGCGGATGCCATAGAACGAGCTTTCCAGATCCTTGACCAAATTCCTGGGAGAGCAACTGGTGCATACAGCCACAGTCAG GGTATCAAAGGATTACGTGACACAATCGCTTCTGGTATTGAAGCTCGTGATGGCTTCCCTGCTGATCCAAATGATCTTTTCTTGACTGATGGTGCAAGCCCAGCG GTTCACATGATGATGCAGCTGCTGATCAGGTCAGAGAATGATGGAATTCTCTGTCCCATTCCTCAGTATCCTCTTTACTCTGCTTCAATCGCCCTTCATGGTGGAACTCTT GTTCCCTATTATCTTGATGAACAAACAGGATGGGGGCTTGAGATCTCAGAGCTTGAGCATCAGTTGAAAACTGCAAAATCCAAGGGTATTGATGTTAGAGCTTTGGTTGTGATCAATCCGGGCAACCCAACTGGGCAG GTTCTTGGTGAGGCCAACCAACGGGACATTGTAGAATTCTGCAAGAAGGAAGGCCTTGTCCTTCTGGCTGATGAA GTCTATCAAGAAAATGTTTATGTGCCTGACAAGAAATTTCATTCATTTAAGAAAATTTCCCGCTCTATGGGATATGGGGAAACAGATATATCCCTGGTGTCTTTTCAGTCTGTGTCTAAAG GGTTCTATGGAGAGTGTGGAAAGCGAGGAGGTTACATGGAGATCACTGGTTTTAGCCCTGAAGTGAGGGAACAGATATACAAATTGGCGTCTGTCAATCTGTGTTCCAATATCTCTGGTCAGATACTTGCAAGCCTCATCATGAGTCCCCCAAAG GTAGGAGATGAATCATACGAGTCTTTTTCTGCTGAGAAAGAAGCAATACTCTCATCCTTGGCGAGACGTGCAAAG ACACTAGAAGATGCACTGAATAGTTTGGAAGGAGTGACATGCAATAGGGCAGAAGGGGCTATGTATCTCTTTCCGTGTATCAACTTACCCGACAAAGCAATAAAAGCAGCAGAAGAAGCTAAAACTGCACCAGATGCTTTTTATGCTAAACACCTTCTTAATGCCACTGGAATCGTTGTTGTTCCTGGCTCTGGATTCCGCCAG GTTCCTGGAACCTGGCATTTTAGGTGCACAATATTACCACAAGAAGAGAAGATACCAGCTATCGTATCTCGTCTTACAGAATTCCATAAAAAGTTCATGGATGAATTCTGCGGCTAA